From one Drosophila subpulchrella strain 33 F10 #4 breed RU33 chromosome 3L, RU_Dsub_v1.1 Primary Assembly, whole genome shotgun sequence genomic stretch:
- the LOC119554974 gene encoding uncharacterized protein LOC119554974, protein MDLMELLHQLFLHIFDIFKIYVKFALITLVIYFLAEWYILRYGAELEAELDAHLVEGAELREESPERPESNSTLSKVFRFVVNFFIL, encoded by the coding sequence ATGGATCTAATGGAGCTGCTGCATCAGCTGTTTCTGCACATATTCGACATTTTTAAGATCTACGTCAAGTTCGCACTGATTACGTTGGTCATTTATTTCTTGGCCGAGTGGTATATCCTACGATATGGGGCAGAATTGGAGGCCGAACTGGATGCCCATCTGGTGGAAGGTGCCGAGCTGAGAGAGGAATCCCCGGAGCGACCCGAATCGAACAGCACTCTGAGCAAGGTGTTCCGATTCGTGGTGAACTTTTTCATCCTATAA